The stretch of DNA TCTCCGCGCGCGGGAGCGAGACAACAGCTGTGACCCCGCCGCCGCAGCTGCTCCACAACAAATTACACTCGcgccctctcgctcgcactcgcAGGCCAAACGTTACATGGGAGAGAAGGGGAGAGAGCATGACGGTGCGAGAAAGGAAGGGGGTCACAGGAAAAACTGCGACATATTGCAACTCCAGCGAAAAGAAAGCGGCCGCAATTGATATTCGCATCGAGTTGACCGCATAAACTTactatttaaattggtttttttcCACAAGCACCGAGAAAAAAGAAGTTTGGGGGCCGAAAAGCCCTATGCTTGGCTTGGGCTTCCCAATTCGATTTTTGCAACTCAATTTCGCACTGCTCCGCTGCGAATTTCACACTGCCGATCACTCACAAATCGCGTGCGTGGCTAAGCGCACACAATTGGCCTGGTTTTACACATTCTAAACCACTTTTAGCTTAAACAAAACGGTCACAAAACGCGCAACGCCGTGCAGAGAAATTTTTTCAGCTGCCTTTACCAAAAAACTGTAATGGCGTCGGCAAAAATGCACGAGCGAGTGAAATGGCAATAGTGCTCTCGGCCAGTCGTGAGTGCGAACAATTGGCAACTCTGGCACCAGGTGCGATATGTTTTCGATTTGGCAACACTAGCCCTGTCaccttgttgttgttattgttgacaAAAACGGATTGTTCATGAAATCTAGTGGGGGAAAAGTTCGATTTAGCCATACAACTCACCTGCTTTATTTGCTCGCTGCTCTCATTAAAATTTCGCTTGTTCACGTGCTTGACCAGATTGCGTATGTGCGTTAGCGGTGTCTTCAGTTGGCTCTCTACGTTCATAATTCTACGTATCAGTTGTCAACTCCTGAGCGGATGTTACTTTATAgtgtcgttgttgtttttgttggttgGCCACCagaattcgtttttttttgggcacaCACGTTTATTGTGCACTGGTATTGGAGATTAGAGATATTTGACGTATTCGCTGTTGCTTCTTCTGCTTCTTGgcgcttttcttttcatctaCGGcgtaatttgtttttgtctcTGCTTTCCTCTTtcgtttttgttctttttttgggTCTGTGGATTCATTGGCCGCGGCCCCCGTAAAAAGGGGCCATCAGCAGCTCTACATCGCTGGCGGCATCTATTTACGcatatatcaaataaacaATAAGCTCGGGTTCGGGGGCCAAGTGAAATCGGTGTGGCTTTGTCCTCGGCCGACTATACATATATTGGCAATAGCTCACGTAATGAAATAATATGAATCAATCCGCACGTACAGCGAAAacagaaatgaaaaaataCTACTACTACCAgacacacgcacgcacacgCAGGCAAAAGTAGTTGCTCCTCGGTCTCTTTTCTCCACTCCCCCCGCAAGTTGTGGGCTTAAATCGGTGTATGGGCTCGTTTTGTTTCGTTTGCTGGGTAAATCACTTCAGATTTGTTTGCACTCGtggatttttaattattgccgaaaatgaaaattaagcattcaCTTGGAAGCGTGTTCAGAAACCGATACTCTAGTCACGACCACTTGGCATTCACTTGGAAGATGTCACAAATAACAAAATCCCTAACGCGTATGCTGTTACtgatttggtatttttatagGGCTGCCAAAATGTTCAAAGTTGGCCAGTTGTAACGGttaatttaaaagataaaaccTATTCATAAGTTCAAAAGAGTTTTTAGAAATTGCCGTTAcctttgtatttatattataatttactaATAAGAACACTCAATATAACATAATCCTCAAATTACCATATTATTAAAACCGCGATTCGGTATTTTTTGGGGGGCTACAGTCAGGTCACACCCACCCCAACAGCCCCATATAGCCACCCACTCCGCCCCCACTTAGTGTACATAACAAACGGGCTTAATTGGCAATTTAGTAAAAAGTTAAATGTGCGCGGCAGGCAGTCCCATAGTCAGTGCGCTCCTCCGGCAGAATGGGCTTCTGCGAGCGGGTGGTGTCCTCCGTAGCTGGGACTTTACCGTCTCCAAACCGAACGCTCGATCTCGATCCGAATCCCGCGCTTTCTCGTCGGACGCTGGGGCTTCCGCTCCAGCTGCTCCCGGGCAGATCTCGCACCCAAAAACAGTGAGTGATTTCCAAAAGCTTCACGAAGCCACCAAAAAGAAGTTCCAATGTAAGCCTCAACCAGTCGCAGGCATATGCATATGCGTAGTTTAGTATGTGCACGTTCTATAAATACCCATCCGCCGAGTGGTCCAATTAGTAACACACCCCCCGTTTCGAATCACTTGACATTTTCAGCCAAGAAGCTGCCCGCAGATGTGCACCCGGATGCGGTGTTCGCCTGCAACGAGCTGGATCTCAGCGAGGTGCAGGTCTATGGCTTCGACTACGACTACACCCTGGCCTGCTACAAGCCCATCCTGGAGGACCTGCTGTACAATCTGGCCCGCGAGATGCTCGTGAAGCGGTTCCGCTACCCGGAGGACATCCTGGACCTGGAGTACGAGCCCAACTTTGCGGTGCGCGGCCTGCACTACGACGTGGAAAAGGGGCTGCTGGTGAAGCTGGACAGCTTCCTGCAGCTGCAGTTAGGCTCCGTCTACCGGGGACGCACCAAagtggaggcggaggaggtgcTGAAGCTCTACCACAACCGCCTGCTGCCCATCGCCTACGTGGAGGGGCCGAACAACAGCTACAGGGTTCGTATCTAATCGCCTGTTTTGGATTTGGGTTTATCAATCGGTGATTTACgatctccttttttttaacagcACAATACCAATTCCAAAATGGTGCAGCTGGCGGATCTTTTTTCAGTACCTGAAATGTGCCTGCTGTGCAATGTGATCGAATACTTTGAGCGCAATCGCATCGATTATAATCCGGAGATAGTTTTCCATGACACTAGGACGGCAATGGGCTCCTGCCATCCCATAATGCACGGCAAAGTTATGCTGAACACCGAAAAGTACATAGAACGCAACCCGAAGCTCATCAAGTTCTTTGAGAAGCTGCAGCAGGCGGGCAAGAATCTCTTTCTGGTCACCAACAGTCCGTACTCCTTTGTGTAAGATGCTCTTCCTTTATCTATCTTCAATCTTTTCTAATCTCTAATCTCTTTTAGGAACTGCGGCATGTCCTATCTGGTGGGCTCCAACTGGCGTGACTTTTTCGATGTGGTCATTGTGCAGGCGCGCAAACCCAAGTTCTTCACGGATGAGTCTCGCCCAATCAGGCTGTTTGATGAGCGAACGCAGTCGCACCTTTGGGATCGGGTCTTTAAGCTGGAGAAGGGAAAGATCTACTATGAGGTGAGgcgtttcttttttaatttagcgAAACAAATGCTGTAGTCTTAGTGATCCTTCCAGGGTTCGGTCAGACAGCTTCAAGAGCTCAAGGGCTGGCGTGGTCACTCCGTGCTCTATTTCGGCGATCATCCTTACAGCGATCTGGCAGATGTTACTCTCAAGCACAGCTGGCGAACAGGTGCCATCATTAGTGAACTGGCTGtgggtatctttaatttaaaatgtataggtaatttattaaagattGCTGTCTTTACAGCACGAAATTGAAACCCTCAATCGCGAGGACTTCAAGATGAGCGCCAACTGGCTGCAAATGCTGACGCAGCTAATCGAGGAGACCCAGGACGATGAGAGCGAGGCAGCCCAGATTTGCCTGAAGGAGTGGATGGAGGAGCGGGATCAGCTGCGGTGTGTAAAATTACCAAGTCTTTAAAGTGCCATTATTAATTATGCAACTTCTAACAGCAACAAAACGAAGAACGTGTTCAACGAGCAGTTTGGCAGCGTTTTCCGCACTTATCACAATCCCACGTACTTCTCGAGACGCCTCTTCCGCTTTGCCGACATCTACACCAGCGACATAACAAACCTGTTAAAGTTCTCTACCACCCACACCTTCTACCCCCGCCGGGGCGTAATGCCCCACGAATATGCCTCCCACTTCATCTAAAGAGAGTGCGGAGACGGAATAACGCCCGTTAGCAAGCTCAGATTAGTTGTAGGTGAAAAAGTGCCAGTGTTGATTGCCTGTAGATCGAATCTAGTGAATTTAATGCGTGTATATCGTTATTTACATTGTTGctcaataaaatcgttgtaaTAGTTCAAGAAAACCCCTTTGTGCTCATTGGCCAGATAATCCAGCTTACCTCTTAACCCTAGAATTTCCTCTTTGCTGCTTTGACATTTTTTCAGCGCAATTAGATCCCAGAGATAGGTCATCTGTGCAATGTACTCCATGGAGGTTTCGCCACACTGGGCAGCAGTGCCTTCTAGCTGCTTTCGGATAATCCTCGCCAGGTTTTCATAGTCCAGCACATCCATTGAAGTTCCCtctgtttttaaaatgttattaatattgaaattatATGAGCAAACTATTGCTTACCATCAATTTCTACAAAACAGGCTGTCACCACTTCTTCCGCTAGATTTCTTTTGAGGCTGTGGTGATCCACTAGCCATTTGTCTAGATCATCAAAGGCTTTAAAGAGCGCCTTCCTCTTTGACGAATCTCCGCAGCCCTCTACGAGGTCAAGGAAGTCATTGTACCAGACGCATTGTTGGCGTTCCTTGCACACCGTGCATATAATCAAGTTGTCTGCGTTGGATGGCAGCCACCAGCTGAGATTATTCCGTTGAAGTTCCACGTCCGGCAGAAATTCCTGCCGGCAGTTGAACTTTTCGCAGCGATACCGATGGAAATTGAGCTGAAAGTAATTACAGAGTATAAATTTAAAGGTATGCCTATTTAAATGTTTGACTTTTCTCACATAGTCCTGATCGGGATCACTTTGGGTGCACTTGACACAGCTGCACTGGAATTTGTAGACCTCTCTTAAAGGTTCAGTTCGCTGAAGCTTCAAACTGTTTCTGTAATCCCTTGTATAGCAGTTGAAGATCTCTTCGCCCGCTAAAATATCCTTTGCAGCGTAGTTAACCACGGAGCACCCATCGAACTTGGTTCGAATAGAGGGAGCGCAGGCATGGTTGCACAGGCTTAAGTAGGGCAGATTGATGGCCGTGATCAGCTCCGAGTGGGCCAGATTGTGCAATTGACCGAGCTTAAGGTGTAGCGGATACTGCCACAGATCCGGCTGCAACAGGGCAAACTCGTTGGGCTCCATGCCAACTGGCAGGAGAGCATCGCCCACATGGCCATTCGCCAGCAGTTGGCCGGCGGATCGAAGAATCAATGCTGATGTAATCAGTTGCCAATCCTTAGTGCTGGCTGGCGAGAATTGGAACTGATCGAAGTAGTCGGTGTGCTCTTTCAGATAAACTTGAAGCAGATTTGCGCACAGGATGTGATAGACCAACTCCGCCTGTGAGGCCTTCTCCAAATGGCTGACCATGCGCAGGCTTTGCAAGtactctggagtggtttcctGCTCTTCTGTTTGCTTGGTCATATTAAGGATACTTTCCCAAATTTCCTGGGCACAGGTTCTGTACTGGAGAAGGGTCAACATCTGGGGCATGTAGGCCAAAACCAGGCGCAAGGCCAAGTGTGAAACGCCCAGCATTTTGAGAAGATCCCTTTGGTAGGCCGAGCACTCGTATCTGTGGATTGCTGC from Drosophila takahashii strain IR98-3 E-12201 chromosome 2R, DtakHiC1v2, whole genome shotgun sequence encodes:
- the Smyd4-1 gene encoding SET and MYND domain-containing protein 4; this translates as MDRLARVFSQQDELIALDGGYKDEYETFKSLDSLPEEKLAKFQQLTLKLLEDLEQPHDRKKCAERSRSLREEGNIVFRGGGPGSPPDSERVLSACRLYTGAVFEAEDALDELALAFANRGMALQEFGYYREAYDDCANALECGYPERLRHKVIMRQAHCAWKLEKVEPLEEHLTSLEQLQLNDSFKQQLEELKEELQYLKDRGTDAETLEEDVCTNLEEIHTDPGERGRYMVAKEPIAKGQIIFSERAACFVPLEQRLICQQCAATLMSAPIPCSKCHQRVVYCSRKCREGHAAIHRYECSAYQRDLLKMLGVSHLALRLVLAYMPQMLTLLQYRTCAQEIWESILNMTKQTEEQETTPEYLQSLRMVSHLEKASQAELVYHILCANLLQVYLKEHTDYFDQFQFSPASTKDWQLITSALILRSAGQLLANGHVGDALLPVGMEPNEFALLQPDLWQYPLHLKLGQLHNLAHSELITAINLPYLSLCNHACAPSIRTKFDGCSVVNYAAKDILAGEEIFNCYTRDYRNSLKLQRTEPLREVYKFQCSCVKCTQSDPDQDYLNFHRYRCEKFNCRQEFLPDVELQRNNLSWWLPSNADNLIICTVCKERQQCVWYNDFLDLVEGCGDSSKRKALFKAFDDLDKWLVDHHSLKRNLAEEVVTACFVEIDEGTSMDVLDYENLARIIRKQLEGTAAQCGETSMEYIAQMTYLWDLIALKKCQSSKEEILGLRGKLDYLANEHKGVFLNYYNDFIEQQCK
- the Nt5c gene encoding 5'-nucleotidase domain-containing protein 3 yields the protein MCAAGSPIVSALLRQNGLLRAGGVLRSWDFTVSKPNARSRSESRAFSSDAGASAPAAPGQISHPKTVSDFQKLHEATKKKFQSKKLPADVHPDAVFACNELDLSEVQVYGFDYDYTLACYKPILEDLLYNLAREMLVKRFRYPEDILDLEYEPNFAVRGLHYDVEKGLLVKLDSFLQLQLGSVYRGRTKVEAEEVLKLYHNRLLPIAYVEGPNNSYRHNTNSKMVQLADLFSVPEMCLLCNVIEYFERNRIDYNPEIVFHDTRTAMGSCHPIMHGKVMLNTEKYIERNPKLIKFFEKLQQAGKNLFLVTNSPYSFVNCGMSYLVGSNWRDFFDVVIVQARKPKFFTDESRPIRLFDERTQSHLWDRVFKLEKGKIYYEGSVRQLQELKGWRGHSVLYFGDHPYSDLADVTLKHSWRTGAIISELAHEIETLNREDFKMSANWLQMLTQLIEETQDDESEAAQICLKEWMEERDQLRNKTKNVFNEQFGSVFRTYHNPTYFSRRLFRFADIYTSDITNLLKFSTTHTFYPRRGVMPHEYASHFI